Proteins encoded together in one Plasmodium brasilianum strain Bolivian I chromosome 4, whole genome shotgun sequence window:
- a CDS encoding DNA-directed RNA polymerase II subunit RPB2 — MAVKIESSYILKEFVSPEAPKEEEESDEEQITEEDSWVVIGSFFGSHGLVNQQIESYNDFIEYRMQEIIDEHPQIEIRPQPQYRSDKEENNNIIYSLKFGQLSLDRPFYDERNMINKNLWPQEARLRNLTYSSAIYIDIEQNTYIIDEVTKKQILKEKFIYERINLGRIPLMLKSMFCWTKGLPENEIADMGECAFDQGGYFIVNGGEKVLVAQERMANNFIYVFKKKQPSKFGWIAEIRSQMEKSQATSAFSVKMKTKGGTGVGVSRGSSNSSSSKAGGQLVATLPYIRTEISVGILFRALGCTSDRDILQRIVYDFNDKLMINTLRETLEECIDYPTQDICLDFIGKRGPTVGASREKRILYAKELLRKEVLPHMGTGPGVESKKSYFIGYMINRLLLAELGRIKEDDRDHFGKKRLDIAGPLMASSFSTYFRKMAKDVRRVLQRQIDNNKPFDVAGAIRSCSQITQGMQYQLATGNWGKDKDGKVIRTGVAQVLNRLTYSSCLSHLRRLNTPLGREGKMAKPRQLHNTHWGMICPFETPEGQSVGLVKNLSLMCDISVGTSTNNIYEFLLEWGLESLDEVPPQLMKEKVKLFLNGKWVGCFNQIDNLIETLYELRRRCDISPEASIVRDVNSKEIKIFTDSGRAMRPLYVVKNVNGENRLKLTKEHVRNISKHPDTYNWDYLIQEGIIEYIDCEEEETTMISMFIDDLKTGTGYYNNYTHCEIHPSLILGVCASIIPFSDHNQSPRNTYQSAMGKQAMGIYVTNFNIRLDTLAHLLYYPQRPLVCTKVMEYLRFRDLPAGINAIVAIMCYTGYNQEDSLIMNQSSIDRGLFRSVFYRSYTSEEKQQGSLIIESFEKPSIRVVKNLKRADYTKLDDDGLIAPGIRVLGDDVIIGKVSPNIEDEDDIVIQRKVPTTQVYSSTGAISSSSLTSSSALSSSAAASSGGGHTSSSLSSSLLTRGNVDSPYASPIISSNVLDSPPDSPVSDKYSIDGGSGGGVVGAPSIISASPSSTTYYSTTAGGGDTYYASTNNAKYGTTAISTTTKDDTELPTLTISTSNILKQYKKDCSLSLRANENGVVDTVMLSSNSRGNKFAKVKVRSVRIPQIGDKFASRHGQKGTIGITYRIEDMPFSSDGTYPDIIMNPHAVPSRMTIGHLVECLSGKVAAIEGSEGDATPFSKITVQEISNKLHKLGYEKYGNDILYNGHNGKMLKSKIFIGPTYYQRLKHMVEDKIHARSRGPLTMITRQPTEGRSRDGGLRFGEMERDCMISHGSAKMLKERLFEESDAYRVHVCDNCGLCCIADINKNAYECTVCNSKTNISQIYIPYACKLLFQELMTMAIYPKLVLEDM; from the exons ATGGCTGTTAAGATTGAATCATCTTATATCCTCAAGGAGTTTGTGAGTCCAG AGGCCCCCaaggaagaggaagaaagCGATGAGGAGCAGATAACGGAGGAGGACAGCTGGGTTGTAATAGGGTCGTTTTTTGGTAGTCATGGATTGGTGAACCAGCAGATAGAGAGTTATAACGACTTTATAGAATATAGGATGCAAGAAATTATAGATGAACATCCACAGATTGAAATAAGACCACAACCACAATACAGATCagataaagaagaaaataataatataatatattctttaaaatttggACAGTTATCTTTAGATAGACCATTTTATGATGAAAGgaatatgataaataaaaatttatggcCTCAAGAAGCACGGTTACGTAATTTAACATACTCATCagctatatatatagacaTAGAACagaacacatatataatagatGAAGTAACAAAGAagcaaatattaaaagaaaaatttatatatgagaGGATAAATTTAGGGAGAATACCGTTAATGTTAAAATCAATGTTCTGTTGGACCAAAGGATTACCAGAAAATGAAATTGCAGATATGGGGGAATGTGCATTTGATCAAGGTGGTTACTTCATTGTTAACGGAGGAGAAAAGGTATTAGTAGCACAAGAACGAATGgctaataattttatttatgtatttaaaaaaaagcaacCATCGAAATTTGGATGGATAGCAGAAATTAGATCACAGATGGAAAAGTCTCAAGCGACTTCTGCATTTTctgtaaaaatgaaaaccaAAGGAGGAACAGGAGTAGGTGTATCTCGgggtagtagtaatagtagttCGTCCAAAGCAGGTGGACAATTAGTAGCAACATTACCATATATAAGGACCGAAATATCTGTTGGTATATTATTTCGAGCGTTAGGATGTACCTCAGATAGAGATATATTACAAAGAATTGTATATGATTTTAATGACAAGTTGATGATAAATACTTTAAGAGAAACATTAGAAGAATGTATTGATTATCCTACACAAGATATTTGTTTAGATTTTATTGGGAAGAGAGGACCTACTGTTGGTGCTTCTAGAGAAAAGAGAATTTTATATGCAAAGGAATTGCTACGTAAAGAGGTATTACCACATATGGGTACAGGTCCAGGGGTAGAAAGtaaaaaatcatattttatCGGTTATATGATAAATAGATTATTATTAGCAGAGTTAGGACGAATTAAAGAAGATGATAGAGATCATTTTGGGAAAAAAAGATTAGATATAGCTGGACCATTGATGGCAAGTAGCTTTTCAACGTACTTTAGGAAAATGGCAAAAGATGTAAGAAGAGTATTACAAAGACAAATAGATAACAATAAACCATTTGATGTAGCTGGTGCTATTAGGAGTTGTTCACAAATTACTCAAGGAATGCAGTATCAATTAGCTACAGGTAACTGGGGAAAGGATAAAGATGGAAAAGTAATCAGAACAGGTGTAGCACAAGTATTAAACCGGTTAACCTATTCTTCTTGTTTGTCCCATTTGAGAAGATTGAACACCCCTTTGGGTAGAGAAGGGAAGATGGCTAAACCAAGGCAATTACATAATACACATTGGGGTATGATATGTCCATTTGAAACACCAGAAGGACAATCCGTTGGTCttgttaaaaatttatctttAATGTGTGATATAAGTGTTGGTACCTctactaataatatatatgagtttTTATTAGAATGGGGTTTAGAATCCTTAGATGAAGTGCCTCCTCAATTAATGaaggaaaaagtaaaattgtTTCTAAATGGAAAATGGGTAGGATGTTTTAATCAAATTGACAATTTAATTGAAACATTGTATGAGTTAAGAAGACGATGTGATATATCACCTGAAGCATCTATTGTTAGAGATGTAAACagtaaagaaattaaaatttttaccgATTCGGGTAGGGCAATGAGACCATTATATGTTGTTAAGAATGTGAATGGTGAAAATAGATTGAAATTAACTAAGGAGCATGTTAGAAACATATCTAAACATCCAGATACGTATAATTGGGATTATTTAATACAAGAAGGCATTATAGAATATATTGACTGTGAAGAAGAAGAGACGACTATGATCAGTATGTTTATTGATGATTTAAAGACAGGTACAggatattataataattatactcATTGTGAAATACATCCATCCTTAATACTAGGCGTCTGTGCTTCTATTATACCATTTAGTGATCATAATCAAAGCCCTCGTAATACATATCAAAGTGCAATGGGTAAACAAGCTATGGGTATATATGttacaaattttaatatacgaTTAGATACATTAGCTCATTTGTTATACTATCCACAAAGACCATTAGTATGTACCAAGGTAATGGAGTACTTACGATTCCGGGATTTACCTGCAGGAATTAATGCTATTGTTGCAATTATGTGTTATACTGGATATAATCAAGAAGACAGTTTAATTATGAACCAGTCATCTATTGATAGAGGTTTGTTCAGGAGCGTATTCTATCGTAGTTACACCAGTGAAGAGAAACAACAAGGTAGTTTAATTATTGAGTCGTTTGAAAAACCGTCCATCAGAGttgttaaaaatttaaaaagagcAGACTATACAAAGTTAGATGATGATGGACTAATAGCTCCAGGAATTAGGGTTTTAGGAGATGATGTAATAATAGGAAAGGTATCACCGAACATCGAGGATGAAGATGATATAGTCATACAAAGAAAGGTGCCTACAACACAGGTTTATAGTAGCACAGGTGCTatctcttcttcttctttgaCTTCATCTTCTGCATTATCTTCTTCTGCTGCTGCTAGTAGTGGTGGTGGTCATACATCCTCTTCATTGAGTAGTTCTTTGTTAACACGTGGAAATGTTGATAGCCCGTATGCTTCTCCTATAATTTCATCAAACGTTCTGGACAGTCCTCCAGATTCACCTGTTAGTGATAAGTATAGTATTGATGGTGGTAGCGGTGGCGGTGTTGTTGGTGCACCAAGTATTATATCTGCTAGTCCATCCAGTACAACATATTATAGTACTACAGCTGGTGGAGGAGATACGTACTATGCAAGTAcaaataatgcaaaatatGGAACAACAGCTATTAGTACCACTACAAAAGATGATACAGAATTACCAACGTTAACAATTAGTACctcaaatatattaaaacaatataaaaaagattgTTCTTTAAGTTTACGAGCAAATGAAAATGGAGTAGTTGACACAGTTATGTTATCATCAAATAGTAGAGGAAACAAATTTGCTAAGGTAAAAGTACGTTCTGTCCGTATCCCACAGATAGGTGATAAATTTGCAAGTAGACATGGACAAAAGGGTACAATAGGAATTACATATAGAATTGAAGATATGCCATTTAGTTCAGATGGTACATATCCAGATATAATTATGAATCCACATGCTGTTCCATCTCGTATGACTATTGGGCATTTAGTAGAATGTTTGTCAGGAAAAGTGGCAGCAATAGAAGGAAGTGAAGGGGATGCAACACCATTTTCTAAAATAACAGTTCAAGaaatttcaaataaattGCATAAATTAGGATATGAGAAATATggaaatgatatattatataatggaCATAATGGGAAAATGttaaaatcaaaaatttttattggtCCGACTTATTATCAAAGGTTAAAACATATGGTTGAAGATAAAATACATGCTAGAAGTAGAGGACCTTTAACTATGATTACACGTCAACCAACAGAAGGAAGATCAAGAGATGGTGGTCTACGTTTTGGTGAAATGGAAAGAGATTGTATGATTTCACATGGTTCAGCAAAAATGCTCAAAGAAAGATTATTTGAAGAAAGTGATGCTTATCGTGTACATGTTTGTGATAACTGTGGTTTATGTTGTATTGCTGACATTAACAAAAATGCCTACGAATGTACTGTGTGTAATAGCAAAACGAACATTTCCCAGATTTACATTCCCTATGCATGCAAATTGTTGTTTCAGGAACTTATGACCATGGCTATATACCCCAAGCTTGTGCTCGAGGACATGTGA
- a CDS encoding hypothetical protein (conserved Plasmodium protein): MDKNEIRRRERLLRKNKERMKILLGKATHSDDEKEKGIIEKKQKDESLNDNNKNIIKMDNLNEVVNKQDGEEKCKKKLIDRSECSYGIHDDGAKSEGRIENRSKNGSLKEEKDEKLNEYIMITEKYVNNNDNINTTTEGEIRKRTPRIFHKRDDKNSSPYNDDKENNIHDDENNIHDDENNIHDDENNIHDDENNIHDDENNIHDDENNIHEDENKNDEKESNIQLVRYNYMGSTPRDTIGNVNVDWLKFAHFIVLLICSLLLSIFKLKYYDYKISFYNNKPMRMKNKFSHFMTSKIFFIYFSLLYNIMFSLIDAYSYFKKNNVNEKDIIEYIKNIKKKIKNESEALLFILNNGSTVAFFFVNIVKSYVLFIFLTHLFDDLLHNFLIRFYSSNLYKPVV; encoded by the coding sequence ATGGACAAGAACGAGATAAGAAGAAGAGAAAGATTGctcagaaaaaataaagagcgGATGAAGATATTGCTTGGTAAAGCCACCCACAGTGatgatgaaaaggaaaaagggaTCATTGAAAAGAAGCAAAAGGACGAAAGTTtgaatgataataataaaaatatcataaaaatgGATAACTTGAATGAAGTAGTAAATAAACAAGATGGGGAAGAGAAATGTAAGAAGAAACTGATTGACAGAAGTGAATGTAGCTATGGTATACACGACGATGGTGCAAAAAGCGAAGGGAGAATCGAAAATCGAAGTAAAAATGGAAGTCtaaaagaagagaaagatgaaaaactaaatgaatatattatgatcactgaaaaatatgttaataataatgataatattaatacCACTACTGAGGGGGAGATACGTAAACGCACACCAAGGATTTTTCATAAAAGAGATGATAAGAATAGTAGCCCATATAATGATGACAAGGAAAATAATATCCatgatgatgaaaataatatccatgatgatgaaaataatatccatgatgatgaaaataatatccATGATGACGAAAATAATATCCATGATGACGAAAATAATATCCATGATGACGAAAATAATATCCATGAAGACGAAAATAAGAACGATGAAAAAGAGAGCAATATACAGCTGGTCAGGTACAACTACATGGGAAGTACCCCTCGGGATACAATCGGAAATGTCAATGTTGACTGGTTAAAATTTGCTCACTTCATCGTGTTATTAATTTGTTCACTTCTATTgagtatttttaaattaaaatattacgattataaaatttcattttacaaTAACAAACCTATgagaatgaaaaataagttttcccattttatgacgtccaaaattttttttatttatttttcccttttatataatataatgttttcATTAATCGATGCTTATtcgtattttaaaaaaaataatgttaatgAAAAGGACATAATAGAATATAtcaagaatataaaaaagaagataaagaATGAGTCGGAAgctttactttttattttaaataatggaTCGACagttgctttttttttcgtaaatattgtaaaatcgTATgtactgttcatatttttaactcACCTTTTTGATGACCTTTTACACAACTTTTTAATTCGTTTTTATTCATCAAATTTGTACAAGCCTGTAGTTTAA